TTATTGTGGTCGAATATAGGTTAAAAATACATCCTTTATCATCGTGAGCTGCTTGTCCGCTGAAAGGAATGTAGAGAGGTTCGTATCATGGGTTGTTAGGCTTGATTTAAATGTAAATAAACTGAAATTCTGCACCATCGTTATAATAAAAACATCTAAATCAATGTCTGTTCTTAATGAGCCATCTTTCTTGCCTTGCTCAGCTAATGCTAATAAGATAGTAGCTAATTTGCTTCGTGCAAATAAGTATTCCGCATATTGCTCCGTTGATTCAGCAGCCATTTTTTCATATAAATCAAAGGACTCAAAAAACTTTGCTAAACGTAGCTGTGGGTCCTTTGAGCCGCTTATATAATAATCTAAAATTTGCTCGATTTTTTCAAAAGCCGGAATCGTCTGCTCGACAATTTGTCCTATATCTGTCGCCATTTCATTTGTAATAGAATTGGAAGCTGCGATAACTAAATACTCTTTTTTAGGGAAGTACCGAAATATTGTTGCAATCCCAACCCCAGCGGCATCTGCCACGTCTTGCATCTGTATGTTTTGAACGCCTTGCTCTAAAAATAAATCCTTGGCAATTTGGATAATATTTTGGCGACGTTGTAGTTTTTGTTGTTCTCGTTTACTCATTTTCGTCACTCCAACTGTTCTTCTTACATTAATTGTATCATGTTTACTTGCTATCACTTATGTTCGCATTGCAGGAAACCATTAACTAGTATGCAATAGTAGCTAATTCTACTTATTTCTTTATGTTTGTAATAGCGCTCATAGCATTTATTGTAGTGTGGTTTGTACCCAAAAATAAAAAAGTAAGTAATTAATGCATGAGTTGCCAAAATAGAAAGTACCGTTCTAAATTTTTAGAGAGGTGCTTTTTTCTAAATAAAAAACACCTCTAAGTGGCATCTTAGAAGTGTTTGGGATATCAATTTATAATAATAGAAAAAATGCTCAATCCATTGATAAAAATGTGAGCATGTGTTAGATTTATATAGATATGCACTTTCGTATTTAAAAGTGTATAATATCTCTATTTTAATTATAGAGCATTTTTTTTCATAAGTCAACCCATATACTTTAATTTTAAGGAGTGAATGCGATGAAGTCGGAGTTTCAGCAAGAGCAACAACGTTTGGACATTGTTATGGAG
This genomic interval from Lysinibacillus sphaericus contains the following:
- a CDS encoding TetR/AcrR family transcriptional regulator; its protein translation is MSKREQQKLQRRQNIIQIAKDLFLEQGVQNIQMQDVADAAGVGIATIFRYFPKKEYLVIAASNSITNEMATDIGQIVEQTIPAFEKIEQILDYYISGSKDPQLRLAKFFESFDLYEKMAAESTEQYAEYLFARSKLATILLALAEQGKKDGSLRTDIDLDVFIITMVQNFSLFTFKSSLTTHDTNLSTFLSADKQLTMIKDVFLTYIRPQ